A portion of the Patescibacteria group bacterium genome contains these proteins:
- the pyk gene encoding pyruvate kinase, which yields MINLEKKTKIVCTIGPATTSVEKLSALLEAGMNVVRMNFSHGDFAEHQQKVDNLKVAVEKTGIPCAMLQDLAGPKIRIGTFKTEPVMLKEGAFFTLTTEKIEGDVNRVSVNYAPLPKEVKVGGYIMLHDGKKKLQIVEIKGSDVKCKIIVGGEIKGKRGVNLPGAYLSIASLTEKDKKDIAFGLKNKVDFFAFSFVRRPSDVEELRGILNKAKSDAKIIAKIEDQEAIENIDKLVDLVDGVMIGRGDLAIEIGAENMPITQKMIIDKCNAAGKPVITATQMFESMIKNATPTRAEVSDVANAIFEGTDAVMLSEETTLGDYPVQAVSMMALVSKTTEHGIAKEHETKWKTMGVVESVGAAAVQVAHDVKAKAIFVLTNSGQSVFMVSKNKPNLPIIGMTHNTRTANQLLLSYGCKPVLVPRMLTLAEVSKQVREITKKFKIGVKGDKVVVVAGMPLGKTAETSAVMVEVI from the coding sequence ATGATCAATCTCGAAAAGAAGACCAAGATCGTCTGTACCATTGGCCCCGCGACCACGAGCGTGGAAAAGCTCTCCGCACTACTCGAGGCGGGTATGAATGTCGTGCGCATGAACTTCTCGCACGGCGACTTCGCTGAGCATCAGCAGAAGGTGGATAATCTCAAGGTTGCTGTCGAGAAAACGGGGATCCCTTGTGCGATGCTCCAGGATCTCGCTGGGCCAAAGATCCGCATCGGCACCTTCAAGACCGAACCGGTCATGCTCAAAGAAGGCGCATTTTTTACTTTGACTACCGAGAAGATCGAGGGTGATGTGAACCGTGTTTCGGTAAACTACGCGCCATTACCAAAGGAGGTGAAAGTCGGTGGATACATCATGCTCCACGACGGCAAGAAGAAGCTCCAGATCGTGGAGATCAAGGGAAGTGATGTGAAGTGCAAGATCATTGTCGGCGGCGAGATCAAAGGTAAACGAGGGGTGAACCTCCCCGGTGCCTATTTGTCGATCGCTTCTCTCACTGAGAAAGATAAAAAGGATATCGCTTTCGGCCTCAAGAACAAGGTGGATTTCTTTGCATTTTCTTTCGTGCGTCGCCCCTCCGATGTTGAAGAGCTCCGCGGAATTTTGAACAAGGCGAAGTCTGATGCGAAGATCATCGCGAAGATCGAGGACCAGGAGGCGATCGAGAATATCGACAAGTTGGTTGATCTCGTGGATGGTGTGATGATCGGTCGAGGTGACCTCGCAATCGAGATCGGCGCCGAGAATATGCCGATCACTCAGAAGATGATCATCGACAAGTGCAATGCCGCAGGCAAGCCGGTGATCACAGCAACCCAAATGTTTGAGTCGATGATCAAAAATGCCACCCCGACTCGCGCGGAAGTGTCCGACGTGGCGAACGCGATCTTCGAGGGTACCGATGCCGTGATGCTCTCTGAGGAGACCACGCTGGGTGATTATCCCGTACAGGCCGTGTCGATGATGGCATTGGTGTCGAAGACTACTGAGCACGGCATTGCCAAGGAACATGAGACAAAATGGAAGACGATGGGTGTTGTGGAATCTGTCGGTGCGGCGGCTGTACAGGTGGCTCACGATGTGAAGGCGAAGGCGATCTTTGTCCTCACGAACAGCGGTCAGTCGGTATTTATGGTGTCAAAGAACAAGCCGAATTTGCCGATCATCGGTATGACCCATAATACCCGCACGGCGAATCAGCTTCTCTTGAGCTATGGGTGCAAGCCGGTATTGGTCCCACGTATGTTGACCTTGGCTGAGGTGAGCAAGCAAGTGCGCGAGATCACGAAGAAGTTCAAAATCGGCGTGAAGGGTGATAAAGTGGTGGTGGTCGCCGGCATGCCCCTGGGCAAGACCGCCGAGACCAGCGCGGTGATGGTGGAGGTGATCTAG
- a CDS encoding EamA family transporter, protein MNTNWVFIALLAPLFWAIANYIDKIVINRYLVSSITGAGSLIVFTGMTGFLVAAVIALIHGDIFSISYSHALIIVTAGAMLVASFIPYLYALQKDDPSVVVPLYQLIPVFSYFLGFIFLQEELSFQQVIAGLIVIAGSIGISLDLKRGFSLKIRTLSLMCLASLGVAVNYLVFKMIALEGNFWTTGFWEYMGAGIFGLGLLIFYKPYRIEFITLIKKNRLIVPSMNVLGELLNLSAKLLMSFATLSAPLAVVTLINGLQPFIILVLGIILTLVFPKLIQEDITKKTLIQRSFSSVVMFLGIYLLFK, encoded by the coding sequence ATGAACACGAATTGGGTTTTTATCGCACTTCTCGCACCACTCTTTTGGGCAATCGCGAACTACATCGACAAGATAGTGATCAATCGTTATCTTGTTTCAAGTATCACCGGCGCTGGTTCACTCATAGTCTTTACAGGGATGACTGGATTTCTAGTTGCGGCAGTAATTGCCTTAATTCATGGAGATATTTTTTCTATTAGCTACAGCCATGCTCTTATCATCGTTACAGCAGGGGCAATGCTAGTAGCATCCTTCATCCCCTATCTATATGCACTTCAAAAAGATGACCCTAGCGTAGTCGTGCCACTTTATCAGCTAATTCCAGTATTCAGCTACTTTTTGGGCTTCATATTTCTTCAGGAAGAACTAAGTTTTCAGCAAGTAATTGCTGGCTTGATTGTGATCGCTGGATCCATAGGCATATCACTAGATCTAAAAAGGGGCTTTTCCCTAAAAATCCGGACACTGTCCTTGATGTGTTTGGCTTCTCTTGGAGTGGCCGTAAATTACCTTGTCTTCAAAATGATCGCCTTAGAAGGTAACTTTTGGACAACCGGTTTCTGGGAATACATGGGAGCAGGTATATTTGGACTAGGTCTCCTTATTTTTTACAAACCCTATCGAATCGAATTTATTACTCTGATCAAGAAGAACCGCCTCATTGTGCCTAGCATGAACGTGCTGGGAGAACTCTTGAACTTAAGTGCAAAACTATTGATGAGCTTCGCAACGCTAAGTGCCCCTCTTGCTGTGGTAACCCTAATAAACGGGTTGCAACCTTTTATCATTCTGGTGCTGGGGATTATTCTCACATTAGTATTCCCCAAGTTAATTCAGGAAGACATTACCAAAAAGACCCTTATTCAAAGAAGTTTCTCCTCAGTTGTAATGTTTCTTGGTATTTATCTATTGTTTAAATAA
- a CDS encoding putative glycoside hydrolase translates to MASNTVLMSVRDRWILGSIIAALVMVFVLAFVILPKAYPAYGEGFGPHPWGIGLPTAEDLLVQSQRAQVLSTFGGENDPNTKVKVTYLDTPEPLKGIYITSWIAGTKTLRDKVLDLIDATGVNAVVIDIKDATGHIAFPVNDPELKKAGSDSARITDINQFIHELHERDVYVIGRIAVFQDPLLAERYPAISVKRADKLSAWKDHKGIGWVDAGSKKAWDYTIAIAKESYAHGFDELNFDYVRFPSDGDMNDIYFPYSEGKVKADVLEAFFEYLHRRLSGTGIVTSADLFGMTTTNKGDLNIGQVLNRALPYFDYIMPMVYPSHYPAGFLNLKSPAAEPYQVVKYSMEMAREKVVAAQTLASTTPMAQLRPWLQDFDLGAMYTAELVQAQMKAVYDAGLTSWILWDPKVQYTKGALLADKLAVDKKRAGH, encoded by the coding sequence ATGGCATCCAACACAGTACTCATGTCGGTGCGTGATCGGTGGATCTTGGGCAGCATCATAGCCGCGCTCGTAATGGTTTTTGTGTTGGCGTTCGTCATTTTGCCAAAGGCTTATCCGGCATACGGGGAAGGGTTTGGTCCGCATCCGTGGGGCATTGGTTTGCCGACAGCGGAAGATTTACTCGTCCAGTCGCAGCGCGCTCAGGTACTCTCGACGTTTGGCGGAGAAAATGATCCGAATACCAAGGTCAAAGTGACGTATCTCGACACCCCGGAGCCGCTAAAAGGCATCTACATTACTAGCTGGATCGCGGGGACCAAAACGTTGCGCGACAAAGTGCTCGACCTCATCGACGCCACTGGAGTGAATGCGGTGGTGATCGATATCAAAGATGCTACCGGCCACATTGCTTTCCCAGTGAACGATCCGGAGCTCAAGAAAGCAGGATCCGACAGTGCGCGTATTACCGATATCAACCAATTCATCCATGAATTGCACGAGCGCGATGTGTATGTCATTGGCCGTATCGCCGTATTCCAGGATCCGTTGTTGGCTGAACGATATCCGGCGATCTCTGTGAAGCGCGCTGACAAATTGTCAGCCTGGAAGGATCACAAGGGGATCGGTTGGGTGGATGCAGGCTCGAAGAAGGCTTGGGACTACACGATTGCTATTGCCAAAGAATCATATGCTCATGGTTTCGACGAATTAAATTTTGATTACGTTCGATTTCCTTCCGACGGTGACATGAACGATATCTATTTCCCCTATAGTGAAGGGAAGGTGAAAGCTGACGTGCTTGAGGCGTTTTTCGAGTACCTGCACCGCCGTCTCTCTGGTACCGGCATCGTCACTTCGGCAGACCTCTTCGGTATGACCACTACCAACAAAGGTGATCTGAATATCGGGCAGGTATTGAATCGAGCTTTGCCATACTTCGACTACATTATGCCGATGGTATACCCGTCGCACTATCCGGCCGGTTTTTTGAATCTGAAAAGTCCGGCCGCCGAGCCGTATCAAGTGGTGAAATATTCGATGGAGATGGCGCGGGAGAAAGTTGTAGCCGCTCAGACGTTGGCGAGCACGACGCCGATGGCGCAGCTCCGTCCGTGGCTCCAAGATTTCGATCTCGGTGCTATGTATACTGCCGAATTGGTGCAGGCACAGATGAAGGCGGTGTATGATGCCGGACTCACTTCGTGGATTCTCTGGGACCCAAAAGTTCAATACACGAAAGGCGCGCTGCTCGCCGACAAGCTAGCTGTGGACAAGAAAAGGGCTGGCCATTGA
- a CDS encoding LAGLIDADG family homing endonuclease — MGRTKPIVSKEYIVGLTDGEGCFHANVWKSDSYRAGYAVQLHFHIKMQETDRPLLEKVKNTLGCGNVYFQKEVRANHCQCYRYTVSSCKDIQETIIPFFQKHPLQSISKQKSFKVFCKIAHIVQSGDHLTKDGIERIKTLKSQMNKKLLDSRSAGNPPATWERKMFVSLLPSARQLKGVGSARNPTSRGPKASSMTGSKS, encoded by the coding sequence ATGGGAAGGACAAAACCAATAGTATCGAAAGAGTATATTGTAGGATTAACCGATGGAGAAGGATGTTTCCATGCAAACGTGTGGAAATCCGATTCCTATAGGGCGGGGTATGCTGTCCAATTGCATTTTCATATAAAAATGCAAGAAACAGACAGACCCTTGCTTGAAAAGGTTAAAAATACACTCGGATGTGGAAACGTGTACTTCCAAAAAGAAGTGCGTGCGAATCACTGCCAGTGTTACCGGTATACTGTATCTTCTTGCAAGGACATACAGGAAACCATCATTCCTTTCTTTCAAAAACACCCACTGCAAAGTATTTCGAAGCAAAAAAGTTTCAAAGTATTTTGTAAGATTGCACACATTGTGCAGTCGGGTGATCATCTCACAAAAGATGGTATTGAGAGAATCAAAACATTAAAATCTCAGATGAATAAAAAACTATTGGACTCGCGTAGTGCGGGAAATCCGCCCGCTACGTGGGAACGCAAAATGTTTGTTTCATTATTGCCATCCGCCCGTCAACTCAAGGGAGTTGGGAGTGCCCGAAATCCTACCTCGCGTGGGCCTAAGGCAAGCTCAATGACAGGGAGTAAGTCGTAA
- a CDS encoding phospho-N-acetylmuramoyl-pentapeptide-transferase: MEYLSIAQNSLSDQIGFAIGACIFAFLWAPLLTHFLYKYKIVRQSQYDPSLALESRRDKVGVPVMGGLLVIVTVALITFTFNWDRHFTWMPIGVMLLSSALGGIDDLLNIFGTERRNRKLSQTLTLIRVHKLWYVRLWLIVILPWEIFKRAATMLSRHPGKGVHVHEKLLLQFLAGAAAAWWIYFKLGENWRVINIPFDGSLSLGFWLIPLIIFAVMFTANAVNISDGMDGLAGGMLITTFGALTLLSWINDFSSMAVLNATTTGALITYTYFNIKPARFQMGDVGSLGLGALLAINVLVLKLIIVLPLLGFMFYVEALSVLIQIAVRSLFGKRIFKMAPIHHHFELKGWSEEKTIMRFWIIHLIFVVIGVWVAMH, translated from the coding sequence ATGGAGTATCTGAGCATCGCGCAAAACAGTCTCTCGGACCAGATTGGTTTCGCTATCGGCGCCTGTATTTTCGCCTTCCTGTGGGCGCCGCTCCTCACGCATTTTTTGTATAAATACAAGATCGTCCGCCAAAGCCAATACGACCCATCACTCGCACTCGAATCTCGCCGCGACAAAGTGGGTGTGCCGGTGATGGGCGGCTTGCTGGTGATCGTAACAGTGGCCCTTATCACTTTCACTTTCAATTGGGATCGACACTTCACCTGGATGCCGATCGGCGTCATGCTCCTCTCTTCGGCACTCGGCGGCATCGATGATCTCCTCAACATTTTCGGCACCGAACGCCGCAATCGCAAACTCTCACAAACCCTCACACTCATTCGTGTGCACAAGCTCTGGTATGTACGACTTTGGCTCATCGTCATCCTACCTTGGGAGATCTTCAAGCGCGCCGCGACCATGCTTTCGCGCCATCCGGGCAAAGGAGTGCACGTACACGAGAAACTCCTGCTCCAATTCCTCGCCGGTGCCGCGGCTGCTTGGTGGATCTATTTCAAACTCGGTGAAAATTGGCGCGTCATCAATATTCCATTCGACGGCTCGTTGAGTCTCGGCTTCTGGCTGATCCCGCTCATTATTTTTGCCGTGATGTTCACTGCCAATGCGGTAAATATCTCCGACGGCATGGACGGCCTTGCCGGCGGCATGCTCATCACCACTTTCGGCGCCCTCACCCTGCTCAGTTGGATCAACGATTTCAGCTCGATGGCCGTACTCAACGCCACCACCACCGGCGCACTCATCACTTACACGTATTTCAATATCAAGCCCGCGCGTTTCCAAATGGGCGACGTCGGGTCGCTCGGTCTCGGCGCACTATTGGCCATAAACGTGCTGGTCCTGAAGCTCATCATCGTCCTGCCCCTGCTCGGCTTCATGTTCTATGTCGAAGCATTGTCAGTGTTGATTCAGATCGCCGTCCGCTCACTGTTTGGCAAACGCATTTTCAAGATGGCACCAATCCATCACCACTTCGAGCTGAAGGGGTGGAGCGAAGAAAAGACCATCATGCGTTTCTGGATCATCCATCTCATCTTCGTCGTCATCGGCGTGTGGGTGGCGATGCATTAA
- a CDS encoding PLP-dependent lyase/thiolase has protein sequence MVTPQISHEKLAKKLGLSGSLYLKREDLHPLRSHKGRSLPRMIEHYAKADARDFAISSSGNAGIAAAMYCTKHNTENVGDLYRLKVFIGRNISDEKRRILSEHASGSIQITQVDRPLQTFLQATKDPKVTGLRQSTDDVALEGYAELARELAKIPSLKAVFMPASSGTGAQGLFEGFKKLQTQDTGSANFKIPQIHIIQTESCHPIADMLGTSLSGAANEGVLAKMRSIVSPKMQGSIADAIVDTVGHRKDMLSKEVLESGGAGWIMTNDEIAKAVEMLREDGVLASPNGALAVSGLSKAVANGWKWDGAVVCVVCGK, from the coding sequence ATGGTCACCCCCCAGATCTCCCACGAAAAACTGGCCAAAAAGCTCGGTCTTTCTGGCTCGCTGTACCTGAAACGCGAGGATCTCCACCCTCTGCGCTCGCACAAGGGACGCTCTTTGCCGCGGATGATTGAACACTACGCCAAAGCCGACGCGCGCGATTTTGCCATCTCCTCTTCAGGCAATGCGGGTATTGCCGCCGCCATGTATTGCACCAAACACAATACTGAAAATGTCGGCGATCTGTATCGACTCAAAGTCTTCATTGGACGAAATATCTCGGATGAGAAACGCCGGATTCTTTCGGAACATGCGAGTGGCTCAATCCAAATCACGCAAGTGGACCGACCTTTGCAGACTTTTTTGCAAGCAACCAAAGATCCGAAAGTGACAGGCCTCCGACAATCTACCGACGACGTTGCCCTCGAAGGCTACGCTGAGCTCGCTCGCGAGTTGGCGAAAATTCCTTCCCTAAAAGCCGTGTTCATGCCGGCCTCTTCTGGTACCGGTGCACAGGGATTGTTTGAAGGGTTCAAAAAACTACAGACACAAGACACGGGAAGCGCGAACTTCAAAATTCCTCAGATTCACATCATTCAGACCGAATCGTGCCACCCCATCGCGGACATGCTCGGTACTTCCCTCTCCGGTGCCGCGAATGAGGGTGTGCTCGCCAAAATGCGTTCGATCGTGAGTCCAAAAATGCAAGGCTCGATCGCAGACGCGATTGTGGACACAGTTGGTCACCGAAAAGATATGCTCAGCAAAGAGGTGCTAGAAAGTGGCGGAGCGGGCTGGATCATGACAAATGACGAGATCGCAAAAGCAGTGGAAATGCTGCGCGAAGATGGCGTGCTCGCCTCTCCAAATGGCGCATTGGCAGTATCAGGACTTTCAAAAGCCGTGGCGAATGGTTGGAAATGGGATGGAGCGGTGGTCTGTGTGGTGTGCGGGAAGTAA
- a CDS encoding VOC family protein: protein MQKVTFSTILIGVSDLNKARPFYEKVFGLKFDEFRPPFASATLGDIEFNIEENADYRSPDWAQKNIGTRKSCTFRVEDIFVFMKDAVTLGATVVHGPMKQHWGWYDGVIADSDGNEFVIEQEAN from the coding sequence ATGCAAAAAGTCACTTTCAGTACTATTCTCATCGGTGTCTCGGACCTGAATAAGGCGCGGCCTTTCTATGAAAAAGTCTTCGGGTTGAAGTTCGATGAGTTCCGTCCGCCGTTTGCTTCGGCGACCTTGGGTGATATCGAATTTAATATCGAAGAAAATGCCGACTACCGCTCGCCGGATTGGGCGCAGAAAAATATCGGCACCAGGAAATCCTGCACTTTCCGAGTCGAAGACATTTTTGTTTTTATGAAAGACGCTGTGACTCTCGGTGCGACGGTCGTTCACGGACCGATGAAACAGCATTGGGGCTGGTATGACGGAGTGATTGCCGATTCAGATGGGAATGAGTTTGTGATCGAGCAGGAGGCTAATTAG
- a CDS encoding Mur ligase family protein: MYSMTLPPSHAMSTGSAANVPKHLHIIGICGVGTGALAVAFKRAGWKVTGSDKGFYPPVSTTLTEAGISYHAGWHPEKVGMPDIVVAGGAGTSLQNPEVMYVKEKGIPLLSFAEAIGQFLVKKNSIVCVGTWGKTTSSALLAFIMERAGMAPSFFSGGVAVGRDAGQITESDWSVVEGDEYQAAIWDKKAKFFYYKPTHLLLTAISWDHADLYPTEADYLKAFEKLLDQVPSSLREKRVVACADSPFVKILLANKHVQHVSYGKDSSTDYRYENVSHTKAGLSFDIIHAPDAKKYAIVSPMLGAYNAENITGCFAMAREIGIAPEVAISAIKEFAGLKRRLEKRGESARGTAIDTHAPTADKAKAGLESVREVYKGKIVAIFEPNIGGRQRASQAMYAGAFAAADLVLIPRLTKLKIDATLTAETQPLEGDELAKILGKDTQVRYIEDDEKLVNEAVQEMTSKEDVVIFLGSHGFRGMIEAVVEKLKTN; this comes from the coding sequence ATGTACTCAATGACCCTTCCGCCTAGCCACGCAATGTCGACTGGCTCAGCGGCCAATGTGCCAAAACACCTCCACATCATCGGTATTTGCGGCGTAGGAACCGGTGCTTTGGCCGTGGCCTTTAAGCGCGCTGGCTGGAAAGTGACCGGTAGCGACAAAGGCTTCTACCCGCCCGTCTCCACCACGCTCACAGAAGCGGGTATCTCATATCACGCCGGCTGGCATCCGGAGAAAGTCGGCATGCCGGATATTGTGGTAGCGGGCGGCGCGGGCACCAGTCTGCAAAATCCCGAAGTGATGTATGTGAAAGAAAAGGGTATTCCCCTCCTCTCTTTTGCCGAAGCGATCGGCCAATTTCTCGTGAAAAAGAATTCGATTGTCTGCGTGGGTACCTGGGGCAAAACCACTTCGAGCGCGTTGTTGGCTTTCATCATGGAGCGAGCCGGCATGGCACCAAGCTTCTTCTCCGGTGGTGTGGCCGTGGGCCGAGATGCCGGACAGATCACCGAGAGCGACTGGAGCGTCGTCGAGGGTGACGAATATCAAGCGGCGATCTGGGACAAAAAAGCAAAATTTTTCTATTACAAACCGACCCATCTCCTCCTCACCGCCATTTCCTGGGATCACGCCGACCTCTACCCCACCGAAGCCGACTACCTGAAAGCTTTCGAGAAACTCCTCGACCAAGTGCCTTCGAGCCTACGTGAGAAACGCGTTGTCGCCTGTGCGGACTCGCCTTTCGTGAAGATTTTGCTCGCCAACAAACACGTCCAGCACGTGAGCTACGGCAAAGATTCTTCCACCGACTACCGATATGAAAACGTGTCGCACACGAAAGCCGGCTTGAGTTTTGATATTATTCATGCACCGGATGCCAAAAAGTACGCGATCGTTAGTCCGATGCTCGGAGCATACAACGCGGAAAATATCACCGGCTGCTTCGCAATGGCTCGCGAGATCGGGATCGCACCGGAGGTCGCAATATCAGCGATCAAAGAATTTGCCGGACTGAAACGCCGCCTGGAAAAACGCGGCGAGAGTGCGCGAGGCACAGCCATCGACACCCATGCTCCGACGGCCGACAAAGCGAAGGCCGGACTCGAGAGTGTTCGTGAGGTATACAAAGGTAAAATCGTCGCTATTTTTGAACCCAACATCGGCGGCCGTCAGCGCGCTTCGCAAGCTATGTATGCCGGTGCCTTTGCCGCAGCAGACCTTGTGCTCATCCCCCGCCTCACTAAATTGAAGATTGATGCGACACTCACCGCCGAAACACAGCCGCTCGAAGGTGACGAATTGGCAAAGATTCTCGGCAAGGATACACAGGTGCGATACATCGAAGACGATGAGAAGTTGGTGAACGAGGCAGTTCAGGAAATGACCAGCAAGGAGGATGTAGTCATCTTTCTCGGCTCACACGGCTTCCGCGGGATGATTGAGGCGGTGGTGGAGAAACTCAAGACTAATTAG
- the radC gene encoding DNA repair protein RadC, which yields MNVAYTIRDSNLIMSQPIPGQPKQYVLRVQDMPSDDKPREKMLKNGPSSLTTNELLAVVLSTGTTKEGVMEMTSRILKEYGDRAIIGRANAKELSESLDIPLIKAMQIVAVGELGRRFFEKKDGPLTTIRTAQDVFEYTKDMRELPKEHLRGIYLNTHHRIVHDETISIGTINTSITHPREVFKPGIEYGAVAVILVHNHPSGVVTPSEADIEITKQLVTAGKIVGIHLIDHVIVGKDSFASVSVDYN from the coding sequence ATGAACGTCGCATACACCATTCGAGATTCCAATTTGATCATGAGCCAGCCTATTCCTGGGCAGCCAAAACAGTATGTTTTGCGTGTGCAGGACATGCCCTCCGACGACAAACCGCGGGAGAAAATGCTCAAGAACGGTCCAAGCTCGCTCACTACGAATGAGCTGTTGGCCGTCGTGCTGAGTACGGGCACTACCAAGGAGGGGGTGATGGAAATGACCTCGCGAATCTTGAAGGAATACGGCGACCGGGCGATCATTGGCCGCGCCAACGCAAAAGAGCTTTCCGAGAGTCTCGACATACCGCTTATCAAAGCGATGCAGATCGTGGCCGTGGGTGAATTGGGCCGACGTTTCTTCGAAAAGAAAGACGGACCGCTCACCACTATCCGCACTGCGCAGGATGTCTTTGAGTATACGAAGGATATGCGCGAATTGCCAAAGGAGCATCTCCGCGGTATCTATCTCAATACGCATCACCGCATTGTCCATGACGAGACTATTTCGATAGGTACGATTAATACCAGCATCACGCATCCTCGCGAAGTGTTCAAGCCAGGCATCGAGTACGGTGCTGTGGCGGTGATCCTTGTGCACAACCATCCTTCGGGCGTCGTGACGCCAAGTGAGGCAGATATCGAGATCACCAAGCAGCTCGTGACAGCAGGGAAGATCGTCGGGATCCATCTCATTGACCACGTCATCGTCGGGAAAGATTCTTTCGCAAGCGTGAGTGTTGATTACAACTAG
- a CDS encoding prephenate dehydratase domain-containing protein: MNITYLGPEGATFSALAYDRLAALCGGPAANDLRNTLALAAANEDVLPLLLERGGYGAIAMETKAEGRVDPPVNSFIELLRGYPEACPIEIIGALRMKIHFTLMVLPGTRLEDIKTVIAHPKAIGACRQRLKALGVTVVNSPSNGKAAEDVSKTGLHEGVAALGPAQAAQKYGLEILDVAFEDMEAITTFFYLGPRVCQLPPSRRVTVLAPYRALTVFQVKHQPGALVKVLRPFEAEDINLRLIHSLHVENGTYHFAIESESGSGSAELAAHERALVGAREHMEKCIQFGPFPVFAG, encoded by the coding sequence ATGAACATCACCTATTTGGGACCCGAAGGCGCGACATTCAGCGCTCTCGCATACGACCGCCTCGCTGCATTGTGTGGCGGGCCAGCAGCAAATGACCTGCGAAACACCTTGGCGCTGGCCGCGGCAAATGAAGATGTCCTGCCACTCCTCCTCGAACGAGGTGGTTACGGTGCAATCGCCATGGAGACCAAAGCCGAAGGCAGGGTGGATCCACCGGTCAATTCGTTCATCGAATTGCTGAGGGGATACCCTGAAGCCTGCCCGATTGAAATTATCGGTGCGCTGCGGATGAAAATCCATTTCACGCTGATGGTCCTGCCTGGTACAAGGTTGGAAGATATCAAGACCGTCATCGCACATCCGAAAGCGATCGGCGCTTGTCGGCAGCGACTGAAGGCGCTCGGTGTTACGGTGGTGAATTCGCCGAGCAACGGCAAGGCCGCCGAGGATGTCTCGAAGACAGGTCTTCACGAGGGTGTGGCTGCACTAGGTCCGGCACAAGCTGCTCAAAAGTATGGCCTCGAGATCCTCGACGTGGCTTTTGAAGACATGGAAGCGATCACTACCTTCTTCTATCTGGGACCAAGAGTGTGCCAATTGCCGCCATCTCGTCGGGTGACGGTGCTGGCTCCATATCGAGCGCTCACCGTCTTCCAGGTGAAGCATCAGCCAGGCGCATTGGTGAAGGTGTTGCGGCCATTTGAAGCGGAGGACATCAATCTCCGCCTCATCCATTCGCTCCATGTGGAGAACGGCACCTACCATTTCGCTATCGAGAGCGAGAGCGGAAGTGGGTCCGCTGAGCTTGCCGCGCACGAGCGAGCGCTGGTTGGAGCGCGAGAACACATGGAAAAATGCATCCAGTTCGGACCATTTCCGGTGTTTGCGGGGTAG